In Candidatus Binatia bacterium, one DNA window encodes the following:
- the rpoC gene encoding DNA-directed RNA polymerase subunit beta' translates to MEDLFSLFEKPKNPVSFGALRISIASPEKIRSWSHGEVKKPETINYRTFKPERDGLFCAKIFGPTKDYECNCGKYKRMRHRGVVCEKCGVEVIQSKVRRERMGHIDLATPVAHIWFLKSLPSRIGTVLDLTLKEIEKILYFESYVVIDPKDSGLQKHELLTETKYRKAIEEYGPDGFRAEMGAEAIREMLKEIDVEQLAEELRAEMRAATSEAKRKKLAKRLKVVNALRKSGNRPEWMILEVIPVIPPDLRPLVPLDGGRFATSDLNDLYRRVINRNNRLKRLMELQAPDIIIRNEKRMLQEAVDALFDNGRRGRAITGPNKRPLKSLSDMLKGKTGRFRQNLLGKRVDYSGRSVIVVGPELRLHQCGLPKKMALELFKPFIYNKLEERGLVTTIKSAKKMVEKERPEVWDILDEVIREHPVLLNRAPTLHRLGIQAFEPVLIEGKAIQLHPLVCAAYNADFDGDQMAVHVPLSVEAQVEARALMMSTNNILSPAHGKPIIVPTQDTVLGLYWMTRERPGVKGTGKVFASPEEVRIAFDQGEVALQAAIEVRINGERVRTTVGRVLLYEVVPPEIPFEKVNRVMKKRELAELIDIAYRRSGNKATVIFADKLKDTGYAYATKAGISIGIKDMKIPAAKQRLIEEATKEVAEIADQYAKGLITDGERYNKVVDIWAEKTDQIADEMLKELREETYVENGKETKIDSFNPIWMMADSGARGSAQQIRQLAGMRGLMAKPSGEIIETPITANFREGLTVLQYFISTHGARKGLADTALKTANSGYLTRRLVDVAQDSIITEEDCNTLDGIEMTPLVEGGEIIESLGDRVLGRVALEDILDPFDGTVLVHANEEIDEAKVEAIERASVDRVKIRSVLTCQSRHGVCSRCYGRDLARGKMVNLGEAIGVIAAQSIGEPGTQLTMRTFHIGGTASRHVEQTELDARNDGIVRFHNLNTVENKDGDLVVMSRNGQITLVEESGGRERERERYPIVYGAKLKVRDGQAVKAGTRLAEWDPYTTPILTEASGTVKYGDLIEGVTIEDRLDERTGLSNTVVIDYTATVGQAADATKAKKRGAAESQGSQLSPRISIKGKDGKTVKLPNGQEARYPLPVGIHLSVVDGQEVMAGDVLAKMPRETTKTKDITGGLPRVAELFEARKPKEFAVVSEIDGVVSYGKDTKGKRKIEVTPEVGEPREYLIPKGKHIRVHPGDHVRAGDPLMDGSTNPHDILTIKGQKELAKFLVDEIQEIYRLQGVRINDKHIEVIVRQMLRRVRITHAGDTEFLVGDHVERWRFEEENRRVEEAGGEPAKAEDLLLGITKASLSTESFISAASFQETTKVLTEAALNGKVDRLVGLKENVIMGRLIPAGTGMQRYNKIEVEVHEPEPGSLPDEESGLMGEPQVGSPAEVA, encoded by the coding sequence ATGGAAGACCTTTTTAGCTTGTTCGAGAAGCCGAAGAACCCGGTGTCGTTCGGGGCGCTGCGGATCTCGATCGCTTCGCCGGAGAAGATCCGTTCGTGGTCGCACGGCGAGGTCAAGAAGCCGGAGACCATCAACTACCGGACGTTCAAGCCGGAGCGTGACGGTCTGTTCTGCGCGAAGATCTTCGGCCCGACCAAGGACTACGAGTGCAACTGCGGCAAGTACAAGCGCATGCGGCACCGTGGTGTGGTCTGCGAGAAGTGCGGCGTCGAGGTGATTCAGTCGAAGGTCCGCCGCGAGCGCATGGGCCACATCGACCTCGCGACGCCGGTCGCGCACATCTGGTTCCTGAAGAGCCTGCCCTCGCGCATCGGCACCGTGCTCGATCTCACGCTGAAGGAGATCGAGAAGATCCTCTACTTCGAGTCCTACGTCGTCATCGACCCGAAGGACTCGGGCCTGCAGAAGCACGAGCTCCTCACCGAGACCAAGTACCGCAAGGCGATCGAGGAGTACGGACCGGACGGCTTCCGCGCCGAGATGGGCGCCGAGGCCATCCGTGAGATGCTCAAGGAGATCGACGTCGAGCAGCTCGCCGAGGAGCTGCGCGCCGAGATGCGCGCCGCGACCAGCGAGGCGAAGCGCAAGAAGCTCGCGAAGCGCCTCAAGGTCGTCAACGCGCTGCGCAAGTCGGGCAACCGTCCCGAGTGGATGATCCTCGAGGTCATCCCGGTCATCCCGCCCGACCTCCGTCCGCTCGTGCCGCTCGACGGCGGCCGCTTCGCGACGTCGGACCTCAACGACCTCTACCGGCGCGTCATCAACCGCAACAACCGCCTGAAGCGCCTCATGGAGCTGCAGGCGCCGGACATCATCATCCGGAACGAGAAGCGCATGCTGCAGGAGGCCGTCGACGCGCTGTTCGACAACGGTCGCCGCGGGCGTGCGATCACCGGTCCGAACAAGCGGCCGCTGAAGTCGCTGTCCGACATGCTCAAGGGCAAGACGGGCCGCTTCCGCCAGAACCTGCTCGGTAAGCGCGTCGACTACTCGGGCCGCTCGGTCATCGTCGTCGGTCCGGAGCTGCGCCTGCACCAGTGCGGCCTGCCGAAGAAGATGGCGCTCGAGCTGTTCAAGCCGTTCATCTACAACAAGCTCGAGGAGCGCGGCCTCGTCACGACCATCAAGAGCGCGAAGAAGATGGTCGAGAAGGAGCGCCCCGAGGTGTGGGACATCCTCGACGAGGTGATCCGCGAGCACCCGGTGCTGCTCAACCGCGCGCCGACGCTGCACCGCCTCGGCATTCAGGCCTTCGAGCCGGTGCTGATCGAGGGCAAGGCGATCCAGCTCCACCCGCTGGTCTGCGCGGCGTACAACGCGGACTTCGACGGCGACCAGATGGCGGTGCACGTGCCGCTGTCGGTCGAGGCGCAGGTCGAGGCCCGCGCATTGATGATGTCGACGAACAACATCCTGTCGCCGGCGCACGGCAAGCCGATCATCGTGCCGACGCAGGACACGGTTCTCGGCCTCTACTGGATGACGCGCGAGCGCCCGGGCGTGAAGGGCACCGGCAAGGTCTTCGCGAGCCCAGAGGAAGTGCGCATCGCGTTCGACCAGGGCGAGGTCGCGTTGCAGGCGGCGATCGAGGTGCGGATCAACGGCGAGCGCGTCCGCACCACCGTCGGCCGCGTGCTGCTCTACGAGGTGGTGCCGCCCGAGATCCCGTTCGAGAAGGTGAATCGCGTGATGAAGAAGCGCGAGCTCGCCGAGCTGATCGACATCGCCTATCGGCGCTCGGGCAACAAGGCCACGGTGATCTTCGCCGACAAGCTGAAGGACACCGGCTACGCCTACGCGACCAAGGCCGGCATCTCGATCGGCATCAAGGACATGAAGATCCCGGCCGCGAAGCAGCGGCTGATCGAGGAGGCGACCAAGGAGGTCGCCGAGATCGCGGACCAGTACGCGAAGGGCCTCATCACCGACGGCGAGCGCTACAACAAGGTCGTCGACATCTGGGCCGAGAAGACCGACCAGATCGCCGACGAGATGCTCAAGGAGCTCCGCGAGGAGACCTACGTCGAGAACGGCAAGGAAACCAAGATCGACAGCTTCAACCCGATCTGGATGATGGCCGATTCCGGCGCGCGCGGCTCGGCGCAGCAGATCCGTCAGCTCGCCGGCATGCGCGGTCTGATGGCGAAGCCGTCGGGCGAGATCATCGAGACCCCGATCACCGCGAACTTCCGCGAGGGCCTCACCGTTCTCCAGTACTTCATCTCGACGCACGGCGCCCGCAAGGGTCTCGCCGACACGGCGCTCAAGACCGCGAACTCCGGTTACTTGACGCGCCGCCTGGTCGACGTCGCGCAGGACTCCATCATCACCGAAGAGGACTGCAACACGCTCGACGGCATCGAGATGACGCCGCTCGTCGAGGGTGGCGAGATCATCGAGTCGCTCGGTGACCGCGTCCTCGGCCGCGTCGCCCTCGAGGACATCCTCGACCCGTTCGATGGCACGGTGCTCGTGCACGCGAACGAGGAGATCGACGAGGCCAAGGTCGAGGCGATCGAGCGCGCGAGCGTCGACCGCGTCAAGATCCGCTCGGTGCTCACCTGCCAGTCGCGTCACGGCGTCTGCAGCCGCTGCTACGGCCGCGACCTGGCGCGCGGCAAGATGGTGAACCTGGGCGAGGCGATCGGCGTCATCGCGGCGCAGTCGATCGGCGAGCCCGGCACGCAGCTCACGATGCGCACCTTCCACATCGGTGGCACCGCGAGCCGGCACGTCGAGCAGACCGAGCTCGATGCCCGCAACGACGGCATCGTCCGCTTCCACAACCTGAACACCGTCGAGAACAAGGACGGCGACCTCGTGGTCATGTCCCGCAACGGGCAGATCACGCTGGTCGAGGAGTCGGGCGGCCGCGAGCGCGAGCGTGAGCGCTACCCGATCGTCTACGGCGCGAAGCTCAAGGTGCGCGACGGTCAGGCGGTCAAGGCGGGCACCCGCCTCGCCGAGTGGGATCCGTACACCACCCCGATCCTCACCGAGGCGTCGGGTACGGTGAAGTACGGCGACCTGATCGAGGGCGTCACCATCGAGGATCGTCTCGATGAGCGCACCGGCCTGTCGAACACCGTGGTCATCGACTACACGGCCACGGTCGGGCAGGCGGCGGACGCCACCAAGGCGAAGAAGCGCGGCGCCGCGGAGTCGCAGGGCAGCCAGCTCTCGCCGCGCATCTCGATCAAGGGCAAGGACGGCAAGACCGTCAAGCTGCCGAACGGCCAGGAGGCGCGCTACCCGCTCCCGGTCGGCATTCACCTGAGCGTCGTCGACGGCCAGGAGGTCATGGCCGGCGACGTGCTCGCGAAGATGCCGCGCGAGACCACCAAGACGAAGGACATCACCGGCGGTCTGCCGCGCGTCGCCGAGCTCTTCGAGGCCCGCAAGCCCAAGGAGTTCGCGGTCGTCAGCGAGATCGACGGCGTCGTTTCCTACGGCAAGGACACCAAGGGCAAGCGCAAGATCGAGGTCACGCCCGAGGTCGGCGAGCCGCGCGAGTACCTGATCCCGAAGGGCAAGCACATCCGCGTGCACCCGGGCGATCACGTCCGCGCGGGCGATCCGCTGATGGACGGCTCGACCAACCCGCACGACATCCTGACCATCAAGGGTCAGAAGGAGCTCGCCAAGTTCCTGGTCGACGAGATCCAGGAGATCTACCGGCTCCAGGGCGTGCGCATCAACGACAAGCACATCGAGGTCATCGTCCGGCAGATGCTGCGTCGGGTGCGCATCACCCACGCCGGCGACACCGAGTTCCTGGTGGGCGACCACGTCGAGCGCTGGCGCTTCGAGGAGGAGAACCGGCGGGTCGAGGAGGCCGGCGGCGAGCCGGCGAAGGCCGAGGACCTGCTCCTCGGCATCACCAAGGCGAGCCTGTCGACGGAGAGCTTCATCTCCGCGGCGTCCTTCCAGGAGACCACCAAGGTGCTCACCGAGGCCGCGCTCAACGGCAAGGTGGACCGCCTGGTCGGCCTCAAGGAGAACGTCATCATGGGTCGGCTGATTCCGGCCGGCACCGGGATGCAGCGCTACAACAAGATCGAGGTCGAGGTGCACGAGCCCGAGCCGGGGAGCCTGCCCGACGAGGAGTCGGGGCTCATGGGCGAGCCGCAGGTCGGCTCACCGGCAGAGGTAGCTTGA
- the rpsL gene encoding 30S ribosomal protein S12, whose translation MPTINQLVSKGREKVRRKAATPALQKSPQKRGVCTRVYTSTPKKPNSALRKVARVRLTNGIEVTSYIPGIGHNLQEHSVVLIRGGRVKDLPGVRYHIIRGTLDAVGVQDRKRGRSKYGAKRPK comes from the coding sequence ATGCCGACGATCAATCAATTGGTGAGCAAGGGGCGTGAGAAGGTGCGTCGCAAGGCGGCGACGCCGGCCCTCCAGAAGTCACCGCAGAAGCGCGGCGTTTGCACCCGCGTGTACACCTCGACCCCGAAGAAGCCGAACTCCGCGCTGCGCAAGGTGGCGCGCGTCCGGCTGACCAACGGCATCGAGGTCACCTCCTACATCCCCGGCATCGGTCACAATCTGCAGGAGCACTCCGTGGTGCTCATCCGCGGCGGCCGCGTGAAGGACCTGCCCGGCGTCCGCTACCACATCATCCGCGGCACGCTGGACGCCGTCGGCGTCCAGGACCGCAAGCGCGGCCGGTCGAAGTACGGCGCCAAGCGGCCCAAGTAA
- the rpsG gene encoding 30S ribosomal protein S7, producing the protein MPRKGEVGRRDVLPDPKYHDRLVTKFMNTMMLGGKKSLTERIFYGALDTIAEKTQEDPLAIFKRALENVKPSVEVRSRRVGGATYQVPVEVRPPRRVALGMRWLVQSSRARHEKSMAERLANELLDAANMRGNAVKKKEDTHRMAEANNAFAHYRW; encoded by the coding sequence ATGCCACGTAAAGGTGAAGTGGGCCGGCGAGACGTTTTGCCGGATCCGAAGTATCACGACCGGTTGGTCACCAAGTTCATGAACACCATGATGCTTGGTGGCAAGAAGAGCCTCACGGAGCGGATCTTCTACGGCGCGCTGGACACCATCGCCGAGAAGACCCAGGAGGACCCGCTCGCGATCTTCAAGCGCGCCCTCGAGAACGTCAAGCCTTCCGTCGAAGTCCGCTCCCGCCGGGTCGGCGGCGCCACCTACCAGGTGCCCGTCGAGGTCCGGCCGCCGCGCCGCGTCGCGCTCGGCATGCGCTGGCTCGTGCAGTCGAGCCGCGCTCGCCACGAGAAGTCGATGGCGGAGCGCCTCGCGAACGAGCTGCTCGACGCGGCGAACATGCGGGGCAACGCGGTGAAGAAGAAGGAAGACACTCATCGCATGGCGGAGGCGAACAACGCCTTCGCCCACTACCGGTGGTGA